The DNA sequence CCGCGCTGTTCACCCTCACCTCGGCGCCCGTGTCCAGCCTCACCGTCTCCCACCGGCTGCTGCAGGCCGTGCTGGGCGCCGCGATCGGCATCGCGGTCAACGCCCTGGTCCTGCCGCCGGTCCATCTGCGCAACGTCCCGGAGAACCTCAGCGCCCTGGCACGCGGGACCGAGGAGACCCTGGCGAGCATCGCCGAGGGGCTGACCCAGGAGGACTGGTCCGGGGACACGGCCGCCGAATGGCGGCGGCTGACCGGCCGGCTCCGGCAGCGGCTGGACAGCCTGCGGTCCGCACGGCTGTGGAGCCATGAGAGCCTCCGGCTGAACCCGAGTCTCCCGGGAAAGCGGCACAGGAAGCTGCCACCGCTTCCGGACGAGAGCGAGGACCAGCGGTGGGGCTCGATCGTCGCCCAGGTCGACGCGGTCGCCGCCACCATGATCGACATCGCCGACGAGAACCGCACCATCCCCACCCCGGACCGGCAGCCGCTGCACGACTACGGCCGCCTTCTCGCCGATCTGGCGGCCGCCTGCAAGGTCCGGGCCGATCTGATCCGCCGGCCCGCCGCCTCCGAGTCGGCGCGCGGTGAACTGGACGAGGTGCTGGACGCGGTGGAACGGCGCCATGTCGCCCTGCACAAGCAGCTCGCCGACGAGCGCAGCGTCTCCCCCGCCACCGTCGCCGTCCTGGGCACCCTGCTGATCCAGGCCCAGAACATCTGGCATGACATCGCCCCGGACACCTGGCCCCGCGCCACTCAGGCATAGCTCCGGGCGCGCGGGGTACACCGCTGCCGTCCCCGCGCTGGTCGGGGCGGAGAGTGAGGAGTGGTGCCCATGAAGCCGGTCGGCCAGGCACGGCCGGGATTCCCCTGCTGGGTGAGTCTCGCCGCCCGCAGCCTCCAGGCGGCGCAGGAGTTCTACACCGCGGTGCTGGGGTGGACCTGGCGTTCCACCGGGCTGGACGAGGAGTTCCGTACGGCGCTGTTCGGCGGGGCGCCGGTGGCCGGGATCGGTGAGCTGGCGAACAGCCTCCGGGGCGCGGTCGCCTGGACGCCGTTCTTCGCGGTGGCGGACGCGGACGCCACCGCGGCCCGGATCCACGAGCGGGGCGGCACCGTCGGGGTCGGCCCGCTCGCGTTCGGTCCGGACCGCCGCGCCGCGCTGGCCGCCGACCCCGACGGCGCCGTCTTCGGCTTCTGGGAAGGGGAGGCGCTGCCCGGCTGGGCGGCGGAACCGGACAGCGCCCCGGCCTGGCTGGAGCTGCGGACCCGTGACGCGTTCGCGGCCGCCCTCTTCTACGGCGAGGTGTTCGGCTGGGCGGCGCCGGAGGGCCCCTGTTCCGTGGAGTACGAGAACGACGAGGTGATCGTGGGCGAGGCGGAGCGCAAGCTCGCGGTGATCCGCGGCGGCGCCGTCGAGCAGGCCCCCGACCCGCGGGTCCGGCCGCGCTGGTACGTCCACTTCCGCGTCCCCGATGTGACGGCGGCCGTGGCGGCGGCCCGCGCCGCCGGGGGCACCGTCGCCCTCCCGCCGGCCCCTTCGGCCGCGGGCCGTCAGGCGACCCTGCGCGACCCCGACGGAGGGCTGTTCACCGTCACCGCGGCCTGACGGGGAGTCCGGCCGGCCCCGGGCGGAACGCCCCGGCCCGTTCGGCGAGATGGCGGAAAGACGGCGCGGACAGGTGAGGGATCCGGGCCGGCCGGGAAGCCGTGGTGGCGGAGGGTGCGGGAGAAGCGCGGGGGACACGGCGGCGTCAGGACGGAGCGCGGTGATGGCCACCACAGCGGACGAAGCCCGAGCCGGGCCGTCGGCCCCGCGCACCATCCGGCTGCCGGGGATCGTGCTGGGGGTGGGACTCGGCGGCTTCCTCGACGGGATCCTGCTGCACCAGCTGCTCCAGTGGCACCACATGCTCAGCAGCACCGACCACGACCGCATCGGGGTGCGCTACTACAACCCGCACACCGTCCCCGGCCTGCGGATGAACACCGTATGGGACGGCATCTTCCACGCCGTGTGCTGGATCGCGGTCCTGCTGGGCCTGGCCCTCCTCTACGCCCGGGTCACCCACGACCGGCGCCGGGTGTGGGGCTCGCGCGTGCTGTGGGGCTGGATCCTGGTCGGCTGGGGCCTGTTCAACCTCGTCGAGGGCCTGCTGGACCACCAGATCCTCGGCATCCACCATGTCCGCGGCGGCCCGGAGCAGCCCTGGTGGGACGCGGGCTTCCTGGTCCTGGGCGCCCTTCTGGTGGCCGGCGGCTTTTCGCTCCAGCGCGGCGGGGCGTCCTTCGACCCCGGCGCGCCCCGCGCCACCGGGCGCGGGTGATGGGTGGCGGCGCGGCGCATCCGGCCCATGGCCACGGCGGGGGCGGCGGCACCCTGGAGGTATGGCTGCCGGCCCTCGCCCTACTGGCGGGCGCCGTCGGCTACGCCCTGGCGGTCCGCCGTGCCCGGCGCCGTCACCCCGCCCGGGGCTGGCCGCCCGCGCGGTCGATCAGCTTCGCGGCCGGGCTGGTCCTGCTGGCCGTGGCGCTGCTGCCGCCGCTCGCGCCGTTCGGCCATGAGGACTTCCGCGGCCATATGGCCCAGCATCTGCTGATCGGGATGTACGCGCCCCTCGCGCTGGTGCTCGCCGCCCCGGTCACCCTGCTGCTGCGCGCCCTGCCCCCGGGCCACGGCCGCCGGCTGACCGCCGTGCTCCGCTCGCGCCCCGCGCGGCTGCTCGCCCATCCCGTCACCGCCCTGCTGCTGAGCACCGGCGGGCTGGTGCTGCTGTACTTCACCCCGCTCTACGACACCGCCCTGAGCCGACCGGGGTGGCACTGGCCGGTGCATGCCCATTTCCTGCTCTCCGGCTGGCTGTTCGCCCATGTCATCGCCGGCCCCGACCCGGCCCCCGGCCGGCCCGGCGTACCGGCCCGGCTGTGGGTCCTCGGCGTCGCCATCGCGGCCCACGCCGCCATCGCCCAGTTGATGTACGGGGGCTTCTGGGTCCGGGTGCACGCCCCGGTCGCCGAGGTCCAGGGCGGTGCGGAGATCATGTACTACGGCGGTGACCTCGCCGAACTCCTCCTGGCCGCGGCCCTCGTCACCACCTGGCGCCCCGCCCGCACCCCTCGCGACCCGCACCGGGTCCGGCCGCGCTCCGGGCGGGATCTGCGCGAGGTGTGGTGAACCGTACGGCTGGGTACCCGGCCCGCAAGCCATCGGTGTCACCCCCGGGGGAACTCGAT is a window from the Streptomyces luomodiensis genome containing:
- a CDS encoding FUSC family protein — encoded protein: MGHVIEKLYPIRVEVRGIADAAGRAWRAPGRERDLVVQSLKAAAAATLAWAVSGWWLKDPVALMAPWVAVVLVQATVYRSLFKGLQQLVAIAVGTLLAAGAEALTGNTLIAVALVLPVVMLLSNWPRLGDQGIYGPTTALFTLTSAPVSSLTVSHRLLQAVLGAAIGIAVNALVLPPVHLRNVPENLSALARGTEETLASIAEGLTQEDWSGDTAAEWRRLTGRLRQRLDSLRSARLWSHESLRLNPSLPGKRHRKLPPLPDESEDQRWGSIVAQVDAVAATMIDIADENRTIPTPDRQPLHDYGRLLADLAAACKVRADLIRRPAASESARGELDEVLDAVERRHVALHKQLADERSVSPATVAVLGTLLIQAQNIWHDIAPDTWPRATQA
- a CDS encoding VOC family protein yields the protein MKPVGQARPGFPCWVSLAARSLQAAQEFYTAVLGWTWRSTGLDEEFRTALFGGAPVAGIGELANSLRGAVAWTPFFAVADADATAARIHERGGTVGVGPLAFGPDRRAALAADPDGAVFGFWEGEALPGWAAEPDSAPAWLELRTRDAFAAALFYGEVFGWAAPEGPCSVEYENDEVIVGEAERKLAVIRGGAVEQAPDPRVRPRWYVHFRVPDVTAAVAAARAAGGTVALPPAPSAAGRQATLRDPDGGLFTVTAA
- a CDS encoding DUF2243 domain-containing protein, giving the protein MATTADEARAGPSAPRTIRLPGIVLGVGLGGFLDGILLHQLLQWHHMLSSTDHDRIGVRYYNPHTVPGLRMNTVWDGIFHAVCWIAVLLGLALLYARVTHDRRRVWGSRVLWGWILVGWGLFNLVEGLLDHQILGIHHVRGGPEQPWWDAGFLVLGALLVAGGFSLQRGGASFDPGAPRATGRG
- a CDS encoding cytochrome c oxidase assembly protein yields the protein MGGGAAHPAHGHGGGGGTLEVWLPALALLAGAVGYALAVRRARRRHPARGWPPARSISFAAGLVLLAVALLPPLAPFGHEDFRGHMAQHLLIGMYAPLALVLAAPVTLLLRALPPGHGRRLTAVLRSRPARLLAHPVTALLLSTGGLVLLYFTPLYDTALSRPGWHWPVHAHFLLSGWLFAHVIAGPDPAPGRPGVPARLWVLGVAIAAHAAIAQLMYGGFWVRVHAPVAEVQGGAEIMYYGGDLAELLLAAALVTTWRPARTPRDPHRVRPRSGRDLREVW